A genome region from Arthrobacter sp. SLBN-100 includes the following:
- a CDS encoding ArgE/DapE family deacylase, producing MLNPETARRITDAVDAAFDRQLDFTAELIRHPSLRAAEASGQDLMFTELESRGLAMDRWTLDGEALATHVGYGPSTVAFEDLTNVVGTYTPREEKGRSLILNGHIDVVPTGPEETWERSPWDAAMKDGWMYGRGAGDMKAGLAANLFAFDAIRAAGLAPAATIHFQSVVEEECTGNGSLAALQRGYTADAVIIPEPEENMLVRANVGVIWFRVRVSGRPTHVREMASGFNAIDAAYTVMGALRELEAKWNADKGSHPYFEDVEHPININIGMISGGDWPSSVPSWCDFDVRAALYPGIPAAHAWDQIQECLGTTRNGASVSVKRTGFFSEGYVLEEGSEAEAVLAAAHRDVFGSALQSFTTPGYLDGRVFTLYAGIPALVYGPVSEAIHGFDERVNIESVRQVTKTIALFIADWCGVTESA from the coding sequence ATGCTGAACCCGGAAACCGCGCGCCGGATTACCGACGCCGTTGATGCAGCCTTTGACCGCCAGCTTGACTTCACCGCGGAACTGATCCGGCATCCCTCATTGAGGGCTGCCGAAGCCAGCGGGCAGGACCTCATGTTCACGGAGCTTGAGTCGCGCGGGCTTGCCATGGACCGATGGACGCTCGACGGCGAAGCCCTGGCCACGCACGTGGGCTACGGTCCCAGCACCGTGGCCTTCGAGGATCTCACCAACGTGGTAGGCACCTACACTCCGCGGGAGGAAAAGGGCCGTTCGCTGATCCTCAACGGGCACATCGACGTCGTGCCCACCGGCCCCGAGGAGACGTGGGAACGCAGTCCCTGGGACGCCGCGATGAAGGACGGCTGGATGTACGGACGCGGGGCCGGTGACATGAAGGCCGGGCTCGCTGCCAACCTCTTCGCCTTCGACGCCATCCGGGCTGCCGGGCTCGCACCGGCAGCAACCATCCACTTCCAGTCGGTTGTGGAGGAGGAGTGCACGGGCAACGGGTCGCTGGCTGCACTGCAGCGCGGCTACACAGCTGATGCCGTGATCATCCCCGAGCCGGAAGAGAACATGCTGGTGCGGGCGAACGTGGGCGTCATCTGGTTCCGGGTGCGCGTTTCCGGGAGACCAACCCATGTGCGGGAAATGGCGTCAGGCTTTAACGCAATCGACGCCGCCTATACCGTTATGGGTGCACTGCGGGAGCTGGAAGCCAAATGGAACGCCGATAAGGGCAGCCATCCGTACTTTGAGGACGTTGAGCATCCGATCAACATCAATATCGGCATGATTTCCGGCGGCGACTGGCCCTCGAGCGTGCCGTCCTGGTGTGACTTCGATGTCCGCGCGGCCTTGTATCCGGGGATCCCGGCCGCCCATGCCTGGGACCAGATCCAGGAGTGCCTCGGGACCACTCGGAACGGGGCATCGGTTTCGGTCAAGCGGACGGGCTTCTTCTCCGAGGGCTACGTCCTGGAGGAGGGATCGGAAGCTGAAGCGGTGCTGGCCGCTGCGCACCGCGATGTGTTCGGTTCGGCCTTGCAGAGCTTCACCACCCCCGGCTACCTCGATGGCCGCGTCTTCACCCTGTACGCGGGAATCCCCGCACTGGTCTACGGGCCGGTGTCCGAGGCGATTCACGGGTTCGACGAGCGTGTGAATATCGAGTCCGTGCGTCAGGTGACCAAGACCATTGCCTTGTTCATTGCCGACTGGTGCGGCGTGACCGAGTCAGCGTAA
- a CDS encoding MFS transporter, whose product MQSHDTTHGEEAAVPAVSGAEAGKIARAAFVGTALEWYDYFLFGTAAAIVFNRLFFTSLDPTAATLAAFATFGVGFAARPLGAVLFGYIGDRVGRRPALLITIVAIGAATGLIGVLPDFGTIGLAAPIMLAILRLVQGLAVGGEWGGAMTIAVEHAPIEKRGRYAALVQVGSPVGTLMSSGAFALVLLMPSEIFDSWGWRLPFLAAFPLLLVALYIRLKVEESPIFRELVKLEERAKIPAVDVFRQAWGRLIVAIAAAFLGVGGFYIMTTFVISYGTATLGMDRGLMVNATLIAAVVQIGVILVIGRISEKVGPGRMTFIGGLVTAAAAFPLFWLIDTRNPAAIILAVTLGIALLSVAYSVTGALLTELFPPKLRYSGVSLGYNLAGALSGFLPLIAVAMLGVSGGASWTASLLLIAVSLITAAGGFFGERLRVRDKAIVR is encoded by the coding sequence ATGCAATCACATGACACAACACACGGAGAAGAAGCGGCCGTACCAGCTGTCAGCGGAGCCGAAGCGGGCAAAATTGCACGCGCGGCCTTTGTCGGCACTGCCCTCGAGTGGTACGACTACTTCCTCTTCGGCACCGCTGCGGCCATCGTTTTCAACCGGTTGTTCTTCACGTCGCTGGACCCGACGGCTGCAACGCTGGCGGCCTTTGCCACATTCGGCGTCGGCTTTGCTGCCCGTCCGCTTGGCGCCGTCCTTTTCGGTTACATCGGCGACCGCGTGGGCCGCCGCCCAGCGCTGCTGATCACCATCGTGGCTATTGGGGCGGCCACTGGCCTTATCGGCGTCCTGCCCGATTTCGGCACGATCGGCCTCGCAGCACCCATCATGCTTGCCATCCTGCGCCTGGTACAGGGCCTTGCGGTCGGAGGTGAGTGGGGCGGTGCCATGACCATCGCAGTGGAACACGCCCCTATCGAGAAGCGCGGGCGGTATGCCGCGCTGGTACAGGTTGGTTCCCCGGTCGGCACGCTGATGTCCTCCGGCGCTTTCGCACTGGTGCTGCTCATGCCCTCCGAGATATTTGATTCCTGGGGCTGGCGGCTTCCGTTCCTGGCAGCATTTCCACTGCTGCTGGTCGCGCTGTATATCCGGTTGAAGGTTGAGGAATCACCGATCTTCCGCGAACTGGTCAAGCTGGAGGAACGCGCCAAGATACCGGCGGTCGATGTCTTCCGTCAGGCCTGGGGACGGTTGATCGTTGCTATCGCTGCCGCTTTCCTCGGCGTCGGCGGGTTCTACATCATGACCACCTTCGTCATCAGCTACGGCACCGCCACCCTCGGCATGGACCGGGGACTCATGGTCAACGCAACCTTGATCGCCGCCGTCGTGCAGATCGGAGTCATCCTGGTCATTGGCCGTATCAGCGAGAAGGTTGGACCGGGACGGATGACTTTCATCGGCGGCCTGGTAACCGCTGCCGCAGCATTCCCGCTCTTCTGGTTGATCGACACACGCAACCCGGCCGCGATTATCCTCGCCGTCACACTCGGCATTGCGTTGCTGTCCGTGGCCTACTCCGTCACCGGCGCCCTGTTGACCGAGTTGTTCCCGCCGAAGCTTCGTTACAGCGGCGTTTCCCTGGGCTACAACCTGGCCGGCGCCCTGAGCGGATTCCTGCCGCTGATCGCCGTCGCCATGCTCGGTGTTTCCGGTGGAGCGTCCTGGACCGCTTCCCTGCTGCTGATCGCCGTGTCGCTGATCACCGCTGCCGGTGGGTTCTTCGGCGAGCGCCTCCGTGTCAGGGACAAAGCGATCGTACGGTAA
- a CDS encoding amidohydrolase, whose amino-acid sequence MLDLKLVNASIFTLADAAPRARAMGVLHGRIVGFDDDVRGLPARRTLDCAGAVIIPGFGDSHNHMAWFGQSLAELDLSGCRTLEDLYDAVSRFAFDLPEDAWVVGSGYDDTVMGAHPHRSGLDRSASGRPVWLKHRSGHMCTVNTEVLARSGVLDGSAVVPEGGRVARDSAGLTGLLEEQAQKLVTALVVPYPVTELADAIGAASEVYASEGLTHVVEAGIGSGWIGRTPVELAAYVEARRRGLLKTRVQLMAASDALHPLESHAADGITFGLDLGIASGFGDDHVRLGAMKIFIDGSLIGRTAAVTEPFCDHDHGTGSFQLSLEELTRRIVDAHCSGWNVAAHAIGDSAVDLALDAFAAAQQKLPRAAARHRIEHAGMVRPDQLPRFASLGVTPVPQPHFLFEVGDTMAAAVGAERESWLYRHKSFLDVGVRVPGSSDRPVASGAPLLGMQSMVTRRTSGGTTLGPRECVDAGTALRAYTVDAAWTAGEEDRRGTLEPGKLADFVFLSAHPAEVPVQEIGDIAVLATVLEGTCVFGQDYFDGLQGPHHTTVQPPSHLERQTD is encoded by the coding sequence ATGCTTGATTTGAAACTTGTCAACGCCAGCATTTTCACTCTGGCTGATGCCGCTCCCAGGGCGCGCGCCATGGGCGTGCTGCACGGCCGGATCGTCGGGTTCGACGACGATGTCCGTGGCCTCCCGGCGCGGCGCACGCTCGACTGCGCAGGCGCTGTCATTATCCCCGGCTTTGGTGATTCGCACAATCACATGGCGTGGTTTGGGCAGTCCCTGGCCGAGCTGGATCTGTCCGGCTGCCGGACCTTGGAAGATTTGTACGACGCCGTTTCGCGGTTTGCGTTCGACCTCCCCGAAGACGCATGGGTCGTAGGCTCCGGCTACGACGACACCGTGATGGGTGCGCACCCCCACCGCAGCGGCCTCGACCGGTCTGCATCCGGCCGTCCGGTTTGGCTTAAGCACCGTTCCGGGCACATGTGCACCGTCAACACCGAGGTGCTTGCACGTTCGGGCGTTCTGGACGGGTCAGCGGTTGTACCCGAAGGCGGCAGGGTTGCCCGGGATTCGGCGGGACTCACAGGACTGCTTGAAGAACAAGCCCAGAAGCTGGTCACAGCACTGGTGGTGCCTTATCCCGTGACGGAACTGGCGGACGCGATCGGCGCGGCGAGTGAGGTGTATGCGTCTGAAGGCCTGACGCACGTTGTGGAGGCCGGCATCGGTTCCGGCTGGATCGGCCGCACGCCGGTGGAACTCGCCGCATATGTAGAAGCCCGGCGCCGCGGCCTCCTGAAGACCCGGGTCCAGTTGATGGCCGCCAGTGATGCCCTGCACCCACTGGAGTCCCATGCCGCAGACGGTATCACCTTCGGCCTGGACCTCGGCATCGCCTCCGGGTTCGGCGACGACCACGTCCGGCTCGGTGCCATGAAAATCTTCATTGACGGCTCCCTGATCGGCCGCACTGCTGCCGTGACCGAGCCGTTTTGCGATCATGACCACGGCACCGGCAGCTTCCAACTTTCCCTTGAGGAGCTGACACGGCGGATCGTGGACGCCCATTGTTCAGGCTGGAACGTGGCCGCGCACGCCATCGGGGACTCCGCCGTCGACCTCGCCCTGGACGCCTTCGCTGCCGCACAGCAGAAGCTGCCACGAGCCGCAGCACGGCACCGCATCGAACACGCCGGCATGGTTCGGCCCGACCAGCTTCCCCGGTTCGCATCCCTCGGAGTCACTCCGGTTCCGCAGCCGCACTTCCTGTTCGAGGTGGGCGATACGATGGCGGCCGCCGTCGGCGCCGAGCGGGAATCTTGGCTCTACCGCCACAAGTCCTTCCTCGACGTCGGGGTACGGGTTCCCGGCAGCTCGGACCGCCCGGTGGCGTCGGGGGCCCCCCTGCTCGGCATGCAGTCGATGGTGACCCGCCGTACCTCCGGCGGAACAACCCTCGGCCCCCGGGAGTGCGTCGACGCCGGCACGGCCCTGCGTGCGTACACCGTAGACGCCGCCTGGACCGCAGGCGAGGAGGACCGGCGAGGCACGCTGGAACCCGGAAAACTGGCCGACTTTGTCTTTCTCTCGGCCCATCCGGCAGAGGTGCCTGTCCAAGAGATCGGCGACATCGCCGTGCTGGCCACCGTGCTTGAGGGCACCTGCGTCTTCGGGCAGGACTATTTTGATGGTCTTCAGGGCCCCCACCACACCACCGTCCAACCCCCGTCCCACCTTGAGAGGCAGACAGACTGA
- a CDS encoding PucR family transcriptional regulator produces MPSQASEDAMHASREPASRSVVSDVVADCLADIDRIAREYLLEVQKIDDYAGSAVVAQDLEETAVASMELLLRLVGNLPIPDRLAGVSEALGHRRAQQGLPLESLLRAVRMDFRILWTAMLEKVPAEFLPDFTQDAVRVWEAVEFHTIRVHAGYLNELATMAQEKETQRAFLLSRLINSEGKDPQLLGQAARALGVKPESSFIVAVAAGHAQKAFRAGVLRAGVGQFLHERDGALILILEDVPARARREPEGTRAWLAALDCFVAPPARSLAAVPPMLRIALESLPVVTPDRPGQRTVRDAWGYVAATRLGEYGTVLADTVLGPLATISAHERDRLIDTVQAYLRSGSVSETAAELYCHRNTVLNRLARFEQLTSFDPANPQDAATVIAALHVHFLRR; encoded by the coding sequence ATGCCCAGCCAAGCGTCCGAGGACGCCATGCACGCGTCCCGCGAGCCGGCTTCCAGGTCAGTGGTTTCGGATGTGGTGGCCGACTGCCTCGCCGACATCGACCGGATCGCGCGCGAGTACCTGCTTGAGGTGCAGAAGATCGACGATTACGCAGGCTCGGCGGTGGTCGCCCAAGACCTCGAAGAGACAGCTGTCGCGTCGATGGAACTGTTGCTGCGGCTCGTTGGCAACCTTCCCATACCGGACAGGCTGGCCGGGGTGTCCGAAGCTCTCGGTCACCGCCGCGCCCAGCAGGGACTGCCCCTTGAGTCCCTCCTGCGTGCGGTACGCATGGACTTCCGGATCCTCTGGACCGCAATGCTGGAGAAAGTTCCCGCCGAGTTCCTGCCGGACTTCACCCAGGACGCAGTGCGTGTCTGGGAAGCGGTGGAGTTCCACACCATCCGGGTGCATGCGGGTTATCTCAACGAGTTGGCCACCATGGCACAGGAAAAAGAGACGCAGCGGGCGTTTCTCCTCTCGCGGCTCATCAATTCGGAGGGAAAGGATCCACAGCTGCTGGGGCAGGCCGCCCGCGCGCTCGGTGTGAAGCCGGAGAGCAGCTTCATCGTTGCCGTTGCGGCAGGACACGCGCAGAAGGCCTTCCGGGCCGGCGTGCTCCGCGCCGGCGTCGGCCAGTTCCTGCACGAGCGCGACGGCGCGCTGATCCTGATTCTGGAGGACGTCCCCGCCCGGGCCAGACGGGAACCGGAGGGAACGCGCGCATGGCTTGCCGCGCTGGACTGCTTTGTGGCTCCTCCCGCCCGGTCATTGGCCGCTGTGCCCCCAATGCTCCGGATCGCACTGGAATCATTACCGGTGGTAACGCCCGACCGTCCAGGCCAGCGGACAGTGCGTGACGCCTGGGGGTACGTTGCCGCCACTCGCCTCGGAGAATACGGGACCGTCTTGGCTGACACCGTGCTGGGACCGCTCGCAACGATTTCCGCGCATGAGAGGGACCGGCTCATCGACACGGTCCAGGCGTACCTTCGCTCCGGGTCGGTGTCCGAAACTGCCGCGGAGCTGTACTGCCACCGAAACACGGTACTCAACCGGCTTGCCCGATTCGAGCAGCTCACCAGCTTCGACCCCGCCAATCCCCAGGACGCCGCTACGGTGATTGCCGCTCTCCACGTCCACTTCCTCAGGCGGTAG
- a CDS encoding GTP pyrophosphokinase produces MPSNWESLDADLRESVQRNVEIYERVRPALKLVTRDVLLVMRDMLKDTEVTPLFITGRTKTVESFKEKISRIEEPLEPGGPPVLKFPDPFRTLNDMVGIRVITKLPAENAAVANIIKRQRQLFDCRGDREKDIGSIESGTYGYSSRHLILRTIQNEAVKEYQQVFNPDVQPNGSYFFECQIRTIFAHAWSEIEHDIRFKAEDPRAWTPHFDRQFTATAAMLETVETAFADLHERYEEVRSFWDTEGEGAAPLTPNRIRDVWRTLLPHVDRKVDDDWGWAAELLAAHGLNQTMELAGLLSANRITEVRKALDHRYSPGPDRLLDDLLLWQYGTKHIDLTAEAPDAVPHPRRDSLLRRLKEIERYRLTKK; encoded by the coding sequence ATGCCAAGTAACTGGGAGAGCCTGGACGCGGACCTGCGCGAGTCCGTGCAGCGGAACGTGGAGATCTACGAGCGCGTCCGGCCTGCCCTGAAGCTGGTCACGCGGGATGTCCTGCTGGTGATGCGGGACATGCTGAAGGACACCGAGGTCACGCCGCTGTTCATTACGGGACGCACGAAGACGGTGGAGTCGTTCAAGGAGAAGATCTCCCGGATCGAGGAGCCGCTGGAGCCGGGCGGCCCGCCTGTCCTGAAGTTCCCGGACCCGTTCCGGACGTTGAATGACATGGTGGGCATCCGTGTCATCACCAAGCTGCCCGCCGAGAACGCCGCGGTGGCCAACATCATCAAGCGGCAGCGGCAGCTGTTCGACTGCCGCGGGGACCGGGAAAAGGACATCGGCTCCATCGAGTCCGGCACCTACGGCTATTCCAGCCGCCACCTGATCCTGCGGACCATCCAGAACGAGGCCGTCAAGGAGTACCAGCAGGTCTTCAACCCGGATGTCCAGCCCAACGGCAGCTACTTTTTCGAGTGCCAGATCCGCACGATTTTTGCGCACGCGTGGAGCGAGATCGAGCACGACATCCGGTTCAAGGCCGAGGACCCGCGCGCTTGGACCCCGCACTTCGACAGGCAGTTCACCGCCACGGCCGCGATGCTGGAAACCGTGGAAACGGCTTTCGCCGACCTGCACGAACGCTACGAGGAAGTCCGCAGCTTCTGGGATACCGAGGGTGAGGGCGCTGCGCCGCTGACGCCGAACCGCATCCGGGACGTGTGGCGGACATTGCTCCCGCACGTGGACCGGAAGGTGGACGACGACTGGGGCTGGGCCGCCGAACTCCTCGCCGCGCACGGCCTCAACCAGACCATGGAACTCGCCGGGCTGTTGAGCGCCAACCGCATTACCGAAGTCCGCAAGGCCCTGGACCACCGGTACTCCCCCGGCCCGGACCGGCTGCTCGATGACCTTCTGCTGTGGCAGTACGGCACCAAACACATCGACCTCACTGCCGAAGCGCCCGACGCCGTCCCGCACCCCCGGCGCGACAGCCTCCTGCGGCGGCTCAAAGAGATTGAGCGGTACCGGCTGACGAAGAAGTAG